A single window of Paenibacillus sp. SYP-B4298 DNA harbors:
- a CDS encoding sulfate ABC transporter substrate-binding protein codes for MKHKLSLTVRLFTVALALTLVVTGCGSGGVNGKGEGAASASTGKGASNQPADASRPVKLLNVSYDPTRELYEQYNKAFAAYWKDKTGQEVTIDQSHGGSGKQGRAVMDGLKADVVTLALGYDIDALVKPGLLDADWQQQFEHNSSPYTSAIVFLVRKGNPKGIHDWDDLLKDGVEVITPNPKTSGGARWNYLAAWGYALKHNNNDEGKALEFLQKLFKHVPVLDSGARGATTTFVERKIGDVLLAWENEALLSLKEFDDGEFELVTPSISILAEPPVAVVDKTVDERGTREVAEAYLQYLYSEEGQELAGKNFYRPTLPAVAEKYKDQFKELELLQIDKDFGGWKAAQEKHFSDGGTFDQIYTPGS; via the coding sequence ATGAAACACAAGCTATCATTAACAGTACGATTGTTCACAGTTGCTCTGGCGTTGACTCTGGTCGTCACAGGTTGCGGCTCCGGCGGGGTCAATGGCAAAGGTGAGGGGGCAGCCTCGGCATCCACAGGTAAAGGTGCTTCCAATCAGCCAGCCGACGCGAGTCGTCCGGTCAAGCTGCTGAACGTATCCTACGATCCGACTCGGGAGCTGTATGAGCAATACAACAAAGCCTTCGCCGCCTATTGGAAAGACAAGACGGGACAGGAGGTCACGATCGACCAATCGCATGGCGGCTCAGGCAAGCAGGGGCGTGCGGTTATGGATGGCCTGAAGGCCGATGTGGTGACGCTGGCGCTGGGCTATGACATCGATGCCCTGGTGAAGCCAGGCCTGCTGGACGCAGACTGGCAGCAGCAATTCGAGCACAACAGCTCGCCCTACACCTCGGCAATCGTGTTCCTCGTTCGCAAGGGCAATCCAAAGGGAATTCATGACTGGGATGATCTCTTGAAGGACGGCGTGGAGGTCATTACGCCGAATCCGAAGACATCTGGCGGTGCACGCTGGAATTATCTGGCTGCCTGGGGCTATGCGCTCAAGCATAACAACAATGATGAGGGGAAAGCGTTGGAATTTTTGCAGAAGCTGTTCAAGCATGTGCCGGTGCTTGATTCCGGTGCGCGCGGCGCGACGACCACGTTCGTTGAACGCAAAATCGGGGATGTGCTGCTGGCTTGGGAGAACGAGGCGCTGCTCTCGCTTAAGGAGTTCGATGATGGCGAGTTCGAGCTGGTGACGCCTTCCATCAGCATTCTTGCTGAACCTCCGGTGGCGGTCGTGGACAAGACGGTGGATGAGCGGGGCACCCGCGAGGTAGCTGAGGCCTACCTTCAGTATCTGTACAGCGAGGAAGGTCAGGAGCTGGCCGGGAAGAATTTTTATCGTCCAACACTGCCCGCAGTAGCCGAGAAATACAAGGATCAGTTCAAGGAGCTGGAGCTGCTCCAGATTGACAAGGATTTTGGCGGCTGGAAGGCAGCACAGGAGAAGCACTTTAGCGATGGCGGCACATTTGACCAAATCTATACGCCAGGCTCCTAA
- a CDS encoding protein-tyrosine phosphatase family protein, whose product MPEINTAFNSYKELVQGKVWIGSLGDTISLIEKEGCHVIVDLRSEKVLTGKEHPLHYVRIPLEQDGEHQQTIIQETVDWICELTEGGYRIGIHCSEERSRTGCIAIGTLIRLGGASTVQEAQATLQALWPDVRLRPQLLAALHDLYP is encoded by the coding sequence TTGCCAGAGATCAATACGGCATTTAACAGCTACAAGGAGCTTGTACAAGGGAAGGTATGGATTGGCAGCCTCGGAGATACGATCTCCCTGATCGAAAAGGAGGGCTGCCACGTTATTGTGGACTTGCGATCGGAGAAGGTGCTTACCGGCAAGGAGCATCCGCTCCATTATGTGCGCATTCCGCTGGAGCAGGATGGGGAGCATCAGCAGACGATTATTCAGGAGACGGTGGACTGGATCTGCGAGCTTACGGAAGGCGGCTATCGCATCGGCATCCATTGCTCCGAGGAGCGCAGCCGCACCGGATGTATCGCCATCGGGACGCTCATCCGACTTGGCGGCGCATCGACGGTGCAGGAGGCGCAAGCGACATTACAAGCGCTATGGCCGGATGTGCGCCTCCGTCCGCAGTTGCTGGCGGCCTTGCATGATCTGTATCCTTAG
- the dnaI gene encoding primosomal protein DnaI has protein sequence MESLSDVLKQWHTGKQMRGRAKELQDELLAHPLVVKLQHKYPELNEELIRLNLNRVYQYTKEHANCSDCPGLERCPNDFEGHYTMLSVQSDSDFPQLVDRKVPCKKFLAHQSERQIRSRVKSFYVDELALSRGYSAEEITFKDLERVKAVRQIMEYIEQTRHEGLQTRGLYLAGKFGTGKTFLMCYMLYELAKAGYSGVIVYVPEFVEDLKSMFSEPQKLKETIELMKSTDLLVFDDIGAENLNPWVRDHVMGTILNYRMNRKPTFYTSNHDLDMLEKHFSFTSKDGDEAHKGQRLMDRVRPFVDYVVVSGENKRGKS, from the coding sequence ATGGAATCGCTGAGCGATGTGCTCAAGCAATGGCATACAGGCAAGCAGATGAGAGGGCGCGCCAAGGAATTGCAGGATGAGCTGCTCGCGCATCCGCTCGTCGTCAAGCTGCAGCATAAATACCCTGAGCTGAATGAAGAGCTGATCCGGCTTAATCTGAACCGGGTCTATCAGTATACGAAGGAGCATGCGAATTGCTCGGACTGTCCGGGGCTGGAGCGCTGCCCCAATGACTTTGAAGGCCATTATACGATGCTGTCTGTCCAATCAGACAGCGACTTCCCGCAGTTGGTCGACCGCAAGGTGCCGTGCAAGAAGTTTCTGGCCCACCAGAGCGAGCGGCAGATTCGCAGCCGGGTCAAGAGCTTCTACGTGGACGAGCTGGCGCTCTCACGCGGCTACTCTGCGGAGGAGATTACCTTCAAGGATCTGGAGCGAGTGAAGGCGGTCAGACAGATTATGGAGTATATCGAGCAGACCCGACATGAGGGATTGCAGACTCGGGGGCTGTATCTGGCGGGCAAATTCGGCACCGGAAAAACGTTCTTGATGTGCTACATGCTCTATGAGCTCGCCAAGGCGGGCTACTCCGGGGTGATCGTCTACGTTCCTGAATTTGTAGAGGATCTCAAGTCGATGTTCTCCGAGCCGCAGAAGCTCAAGGAGACGATTGAGCTGATGAAGTCCACCGACCTGCTTGTATTTGATGACATTGGCGCAGAGAACTTGAACCCATGGGTGCGCGATCATGTGATGGGAACGATCCTGAATTACCGCATGAACCGCAAGCCGACCTTCTACACCTCCAATCACGATCTGGACATGCTGGAGAAGCATTTCAGCTTTACGAGCAAGGACGGGGATGAGGCGCACAAGGGGCAGCGGCTGATGGATCGTGTTCGTCCGTTTGTCGATTATGTCGTGGTGAGCGGCGAGAACAAGCGCGGCAAGAGTTAA
- a CDS encoding helicase DnaB, giving the protein MRIGNIHEFTEHHRYYIYRDFTLGSMNMKVLQLIYQPMVGAVAIGLYQLLYHQVPGEQVGYSGLEPQRRLFLGLGLEMNEAGRRHLALQASKLEAVGLMQTSRLALPHGEDVIYEYELTAPLGPEEFFENQHLTMYLRDKIGKYALISLRQQFFAREPDELASAQLEKENISVPFYELFSLNTQAVDNELEQALSEVASTRPSSTPPQREHTATAGIQYGEIILRFPRHSANRPHVERLRGDERQLARLNYVAYKFNLSVVDLCRLLDEDGIFSRSGELMEEEFQLRANQLYRQERKRDDERKRKLVKITGAAAQGTDAEEDELPQEYAVLAEDWLEVPVQLAGRCDKAQYNMLMRNEPYTRFLARFFPGAIPDWVERVFERIDMNYKLPEAVINVLIHYVLGAADESQRVSKSFIDAVAGNMLVKQVDTFEKAVSYVREQSKVEERRKQTSQRTGAPGRAGAGRGSRGSSRKPSLPIIEDVPSGSAATPEELEEILRLARKLDGKRE; this is encoded by the coding sequence TTGCGGATCGGCAATATACATGAGTTTACGGAGCATCACCGTTATTACATATATCGGGATTTTACGCTGGGCAGCATGAATATGAAGGTGCTTCAACTGATCTATCAGCCGATGGTGGGCGCAGTGGCGATCGGGCTCTACCAACTGCTCTATCATCAGGTGCCAGGGGAGCAGGTGGGGTATTCAGGATTGGAGCCGCAGCGCAGATTATTCCTCGGACTCGGGCTGGAGATGAACGAAGCCGGGCGCAGGCATCTGGCGCTCCAGGCCTCGAAGCTGGAGGCGGTTGGCCTGATGCAGACCTCGCGGCTGGCGCTGCCGCATGGCGAGGATGTGATCTATGAATACGAGCTGACAGCACCGCTCGGGCCAGAGGAGTTCTTCGAGAATCAGCATCTGACAATGTACCTGCGGGACAAGATTGGCAAGTATGCGCTGATCTCGCTGCGACAGCAATTTTTCGCACGCGAGCCGGATGAGCTGGCCTCCGCGCAGCTGGAGAAGGAGAACATCTCGGTGCCGTTCTATGAGCTGTTCTCGCTCAATACGCAGGCGGTGGACAACGAGCTCGAGCAGGCGCTGTCCGAGGTCGCATCTACAAGGCCGAGCAGCACGCCGCCGCAGAGGGAGCATACCGCTACCGCAGGTATCCAGTACGGTGAGATTATATTGCGCTTTCCGCGCCATTCGGCAAATCGGCCGCATGTGGAACGGCTGCGCGGCGATGAGCGGCAGTTGGCTCGACTGAATTATGTCGCGTACAAGTTCAACCTAAGTGTGGTCGATCTGTGCCGGCTGCTGGATGAGGACGGCATCTTCTCACGGTCGGGCGAGCTGATGGAGGAGGAGTTCCAGCTTCGCGCCAATCAGCTCTACCGTCAGGAGCGCAAGCGCGATGATGAGCGGAAGCGCAAGCTGGTCAAGATAACCGGGGCAGCAGCACAGGGCACAGACGCTGAAGAGGACGAGCTGCCACAGGAATATGCCGTGCTCGCGGAGGACTGGCTTGAGGTGCCGGTTCAACTGGCGGGACGCTGTGATAAGGCGCAATACAATATGCTGATGCGCAACGAGCCCTATACCCGTTTTCTGGCCCGGTTCTTCCCCGGCGCTATACCGGATTGGGTGGAGCGTGTGTTCGAGCGGATCGATATGAATTACAAGCTGCCGGAGGCTGTCATTAATGTGCTGATCCACTATGTGCTTGGCGCTGCTGACGAATCGCAGCGGGTAAGCAAAAGCTTCATCGATGCGGTGGCTGGCAATATGCTGGTCAAGCAGGTGGACACCTTTGAGAAGGCGGTCAGCTATGTGAGGGAGCAGAGCAAGGTGGAGGAGCGCCGCAAGCAGACCAGCCAGCGGACAGGCGCACCAGGGCGAGCTGGAGCGGGACGAGGCAGCCGTGGCAGCAGTCGCAAGCCGAGCCTCCCGATTATCGAGGATGTGCCGTCTGGCTCAGCAGCAACGCCGGAGGAGCTGGAGGAAATATTGAGGCTGGCCCGCAAGCTGGATGGCAAGAGGGAATAG
- a CDS encoding YuiB family protein: MLQMIIAMLLFFVMMFGIGFIVNMLMKTTWFPVYLFLIVLLPVGIYYTWNDSMGFVDNLTAYTYVDIAPAITALIGALVSGYTIRALRRGGYKMF; encoded by the coding sequence ATGCTCCAGATGATTATTGCCATGCTGCTGTTTTTTGTCATGATGTTCGGCATCGGCTTTATAGTGAATATGCTTATGAAGACGACCTGGTTCCCGGTCTATCTGTTCCTGATCGTGCTGCTGCCGGTCGGCATCTACTATACATGGAACGACTCCATGGGATTTGTGGATAACCTGACCGCGTACACCTATGTCGACATTGCCCCGGCAATTACGGCTCTGATCGGGGCGTTGGTGAGCGGGTACACGATTCGCGCACTGCGTCGCGGCGGCTACAAGATGTTCTAA
- the hemQ gene encoding hydrogen peroxide-dependent heme synthase — translation MSEAAQTLEGWYALHDFRTINWEAWRLASEETRAVAEQELHQFLNSWAATEQEKQGSTAVYSIVGQKADFVFMHLRETLEELSELETAFNKSTIAQFTRPVYSYVSVVELSNYLASGSGGNPMDNPEVVARLKPILPKAAHICFYPMNKRRDGADNWYMLTMEERRTMMRSHGMIGRSYAGKVKQIITGSVGFDNWEWGVTLFADDALQFKKLVYEMRFDEVSARYGDFGDFYVGNLLTADKLSQWLRV, via the coding sequence ATGAGTGAAGCAGCACAAACATTAGAGGGCTGGTATGCCCTTCATGATTTTCGCACCATCAACTGGGAGGCATGGAGACTGGCCTCGGAGGAAACACGCGCCGTCGCTGAGCAGGAGCTCCATCAATTCCTGAACAGTTGGGCCGCCACCGAGCAGGAAAAGCAAGGGAGCACGGCTGTGTACAGCATCGTAGGGCAGAAGGCCGACTTCGTCTTCATGCACCTGCGCGAGACGCTGGAGGAGCTCAGCGAGCTGGAGACCGCCTTCAACAAGTCAACAATTGCCCAGTTCACACGTCCTGTCTATTCCTATGTTAGCGTTGTTGAGCTGAGCAACTACCTGGCTTCTGGCTCCGGAGGCAATCCGATGGACAACCCGGAGGTGGTGGCGCGACTGAAGCCGATTCTGCCGAAAGCAGCGCATATCTGCTTCTACCCGATGAACAAGCGGCGCGATGGCGCTGATAACTGGTATATGCTTACGATGGAAGAACGCCGCACTATGATGCGCAGCCATGGCATGATCGGCCGCTCTTATGCGGGCAAGGTGAAGCAGATCATTACCGGCTCGGTCGGCTTCGACAATTGGGAGTGGGGCGTAACGCTGTTCGCTGACGATGCGCTGCAATTCAAGAAGCTCGTCTATGAGATGCGCTTTGACGAAGTGAGCGCGCGCTACGGGGACTTCGGTGACTTCTATGTCGGCAATCTGCTCACCGCAGACAAGCTCTCGCAGTGGCTGCGTGTGTAA
- a CDS encoding FAD-dependent monooxygenase: protein MSKRHALIIGAGIGGLSTAAALERIGWSVAIYERAPASPRSGAGIVLAPNALAVLEQLGAAGKVRNRGARVGCAEILRQDGRPITAVPVQQQAQRYGTYSYLIHRETLQSVLAGQLERTAVHYGKQLVDLYQQGNEVTAVFADGTSACGQLLIGADGIHSAVRRKLPAAALPAGGDALRYAGFTALRGICTLGNLPYSSEEGGGFEAWGSGLRFGLSHLGEGRVFWFAALNAEAGGQHSPSSAKAALLARVQNWYEPVAQAVSATPEAVLLQHDIYDRAPLRCWSFGSVTLLGDAAHPMLPNLGQGGAQALEDAAQLAACLRERPGDVPAALAAYEAARIPRTSRIVRQSRRMGRVAQLENRLAVSLRNSVLRAMPSPLQLQQLDWLIGYRPAEFQEHLR, encoded by the coding sequence ATGAGCAAGCGGCATGCGTTGATTATCGGAGCAGGGATCGGCGGCCTGAGTACCGCCGCCGCTCTGGAGCGGATCGGCTGGAGTGTCGCAATCTATGAACGGGCGCCTGCGTCGCCACGGAGTGGAGCGGGCATCGTGCTGGCGCCCAATGCGCTGGCTGTGCTGGAGCAGCTTGGAGCGGCGGGCAAGGTGCGAAATCGCGGGGCGAGGGTGGGATGCGCCGAGATTCTTCGTCAAGACGGCCGCCCGATTACGGCGGTGCCCGTGCAGCAGCAGGCGCAGCGCTACGGTACGTACAGCTATCTCATCCACAGGGAGACGCTGCAGAGCGTGCTGGCTGGTCAGCTTGAGCGAACGGCGGTGCATTACGGGAAACAGCTTGTTGACCTGTACCAGCAGGGGAACGAGGTGACGGCCGTCTTCGCGGACGGCACGAGTGCCTGTGGACAACTGCTGATTGGAGCCGATGGTATCCACTCCGCTGTGCGCCGCAAGCTGCCGGCTGCCGCACTGCCTGCTGGCGGCGATGCGCTCCGGTATGCCGGCTTCACCGCGCTGCGCGGTATCTGCACGCTGGGGAATCTCCCCTACTCCTCCGAAGAGGGCGGGGGCTTCGAGGCTTGGGGCTCAGGCTTGCGCTTCGGGTTATCTCACCTGGGCGAAGGCAGAGTGTTCTGGTTCGCTGCACTGAATGCTGAGGCGGGCGGGCAACATTCGCCCAGCTCAGCGAAGGCGGCGCTGCTTGCACGGGTTCAGAATTGGTATGAGCCCGTTGCGCAGGCGGTATCAGCGACACCGGAGGCGGTGTTGCTGCAGCATGACATCTATGACCGTGCGCCGCTTCGCTGCTGGTCATTCGGCAGCGTAACCCTGCTCGGTGATGCCGCGCACCCGATGCTGCCCAATCTCGGACAGGGCGGGGCGCAAGCGCTGGAGGATGCCGCCCAGCTCGCCGCCTGTCTGCGCGAGCGTCCAGGCGATGTACCCGCTGCGCTCGCAGCTTATGAAGCGGCACGCATTCCGCGTACCAGCCGAATCGTTCGGCAGTCGCGGCGTATGGGCAGGGTGGCGCAGCTAGAGAATCGGTTAGCAGTATCCCTGCGCAATAGCGTACTGCGTGCGATGCCGAGCCCGCTCCAACTTCAGCAGCTCGACTGGCTAATCGGCTATCGCCCCGCGGAGTTCCAAGAGCATCTCCGCTGA
- a CDS encoding NAD(P)/FAD-dependent oxidoreductase: MSNIPKIVILGAGYGGILTALRLQKELNYNEADVTLVNKHDYHYITTHLHMPAAGTDNPENARVSISKLIDEFKIDFVKSTVVQIRPQDKKVILEDGTLSYDYLVIGVGGEPETFGIPGMIEYAMNIRSINSVRLIREHIEYQFARYKREPHRSDYLTFVVGGAGFTGIEFVGELADRLPELCKQFDVDPSIVKLYNIEAAPTALPGFDPELVEYGMEVLRKKGVIFKIGTAIKECTPDGVIVGEGEEIRSQTIIWTGGIRGNRLIEEAGFETMRGRVKVDEYLRAPGTENIYIVGDNSLVFNPEGRPYPPTAQIAMQQGVICAHNLVASIRKQSLKTFEFKNKGTVASLGKGEAIGIAFGKKYTGRTAAWLKKLIDLRYLFIIGGIPLVLRKGKFL; this comes from the coding sequence ATGAGTAATATACCGAAGATTGTCATTCTTGGAGCAGGGTACGGCGGAATTCTCACTGCGCTTCGTCTGCAAAAAGAATTAAATTACAATGAAGCAGATGTGACCCTTGTTAACAAGCACGACTATCACTACATTACAACCCATCTGCATATGCCGGCTGCGGGAACGGATAATCCCGAGAACGCCAGAGTGAGCATTTCCAAGCTGATTGATGAATTCAAGATTGATTTTGTAAAATCGACTGTCGTACAAATTCGGCCGCAGGATAAAAAGGTGATTCTAGAGGATGGCACGCTGTCCTATGATTATTTGGTCATTGGCGTAGGTGGAGAGCCGGAAACATTCGGTATCCCGGGCATGATCGAATATGCGATGAACATTCGCAGCATCAACTCTGTCAGGCTGATTCGAGAACATATTGAGTATCAATTCGCACGCTACAAGCGCGAGCCGCATCGGTCGGATTATTTGACCTTCGTCGTAGGGGGCGCTGGCTTCACAGGCATCGAGTTCGTCGGTGAGCTGGCGGATCGTCTGCCAGAGCTATGCAAGCAGTTCGACGTTGATCCTTCAATCGTCAAGCTGTACAACATCGAAGCCGCTCCAACGGCTCTGCCGGGCTTTGATCCAGAGCTGGTGGAGTATGGTATGGAGGTGCTCCGCAAGAAGGGGGTCATCTTCAAGATCGGTACGGCGATCAAGGAGTGTACCCCAGACGGTGTCATCGTCGGCGAGGGCGAGGAGATCCGTTCGCAGACGATTATCTGGACAGGCGGCATTCGCGGTAACCGGCTGATCGAGGAGGCTGGCTTTGAGACGATGCGCGGCCGGGTGAAGGTGGACGAATATCTGCGCGCGCCTGGCACGGAGAATATCTACATTGTCGGAGACAATTCGCTCGTATTCAACCCGGAAGGGCGGCCATATCCGCCAACAGCACAGATTGCGATGCAGCAAGGGGTTATCTGCGCCCATAACCTGGTTGCTTCGATTCGCAAGCAGTCGCTGAAGACCTTCGAATTCAAGAACAAGGGGACAGTCGCTTCGCTTGGCAAGGGAGAAGCGATCGGCATCGCCTTCGGCAAGAAATATACAGGCCGCACCGCTGCCTGGCTGAAGAAGCTGATCGATCTGCGCTACCTGTTCATTATTGGCGGCATTCCGCTCGTGCTGCGCAAAGGAAAGTTCCTCTAA